In Terriglobus aquaticus, the genomic window CTTCGGCGTGGGCCAGATCATCACGTCGAATAACCTGCTGGCCTCGCTGCTTTGGGCACACCGCCGGGGAGCCGCGCTGACCCTGTTGAACTTTACTTGGAGCGCCGGCGCCCTATGCTCCCCGTTGTTCGTGCCTGCACTGGTTCGCGCCAGTGGTCCGGCGCCTGTTCTCGCAGGCTTTGCCAGCCTGCTGTTCGTTGGCCTGATCGCAGTCTTCGCGTTGCCACCGGCGCCGAACCCGCTAACTTCGGTGACTGAGTCGTCGAGAGCACAGACCGGACTGTCTCAGCGCACCTTTCTTTTCTTCTGCCTGCAGCTTTTCCTTTACGGCGGCGTGGAAACCAGTCTGGACGGTTGGCTGCACACCTACGATCTGCGCTACACCCACGCCACGCACGCCTTTGCAGCATCCACAGCGGCCTTCTGGTTCTGCCTGGCGGGGACGCGCGCCGCAGCTTCCGCTCTGCTGCTGCGTCTGCCTGAGCGCCAGTTCCTCCGTGGCGGTCTGGCCCTTGCCGTCCTAGCTTTGGCAACGCTGCTGGCGCTAGGACCCGGCCGGGGCAATCTCATTCCCGTGCTGGCCGGGATCACCGGAGCGGCCTTGGCGCCGTGGTTCCCTCTCCTCTTCTCCGGGCTGGTTAGCGAGGGCCCGACCGCACCCCAAGCGGGACGCATCGTCGCTGTCTCCGGCCTGGGCGCGGCCGCGATCCCATGGCTGGTCGGCCAGATTTCTGCCGGCACAGGATCGCTCCGCACGGCACTGCTACTTCCCATTGCAGGCGTTCTCTTTTTGCTTCTGCTTAGCTTCCGCAGAAGATCGCGGGAGCTTGCCGCCGAGGAAATCCCGTCCCAAATCAAAAGCGGCGCAGGCGTATAAAAGACGAAGATGCTGGACGCAGAACAACTCTTCCGTCAGGCTCGCGAAGG contains:
- a CDS encoding MFS transporter is translated as MPDTHNFTSSTGALGAPLAAHGHQMEQPRRTPAPAEAIPRSPLLHYAALLSGFGTAFLGPSLPALSAGLHLSDRGGGALFAAQFTGAFLGGWFTRAPLRRCMLRGFTCAAVGFAALSSTLAFHAALAWALAALLLLGFGVGQIITSNNLLASLLWAHRRGAALTLLNFTWSAGALCSPLFVPALVRASGPAPVLAGFASLLFVGLIAVFALPPAPNPLTSVTESSRAQTGLSQRTFLFFCLQLFLYGGVETSLDGWLHTYDLRYTHATHAFAASTAAFWFCLAGTRAAASALLLRLPERQFLRGGLALAVLALATLLALGPGRGNLIPVLAGITGAALAPWFPLLFSGLVSEGPTAPQAGRIVAVSGLGAAAIPWLVGQISAGTGSLRTALLLPIAGVLFLLLLSFRRRSRELAAEEIPSQIKSGAGV